A genome region from Bradyrhizobium commune includes the following:
- the ygfZ gene encoding CAF17-like 4Fe-4S cluster assembly/insertion protein YgfZ yields the protein MKSAFLPDRGVVKVAGEDARNFLNGLITTDVDRLKPGLGRFGALLTPQGKIIVDFLITEVPAGHGGGFLIDCPKALAEGLATKLKFYKLRAKVTVENLDLGVLAVWDGQLAAQPDLSFADPRNEALGTRILIPEDLKQKLSDLIGAELVDAAEYEAHRIALGVPRGGLDFMYSDAFPHETNMDRLAGVDFDKGCYVGQEVVSRMQHRGTARTRSVKVLLDGPSPEAGATILAGDKPVGTIGSSADGKGIALVRIDRVADALDANQPLSAGGIALKLAEPEVVRIPVKQPVA from the coding sequence ATGAAATCAGCGTTTCTTCCCGACCGGGGCGTGGTCAAGGTCGCGGGCGAGGATGCGCGCAACTTCCTCAACGGCCTCATCACCACCGATGTCGACAGGCTCAAGCCGGGCCTGGGGCGATTCGGTGCGCTGCTGACGCCGCAGGGCAAGATCATCGTCGATTTCCTGATCACCGAGGTGCCCGCCGGCCATGGCGGCGGGTTCCTGATCGACTGCCCGAAGGCACTGGCCGAGGGGCTCGCCACCAAGCTGAAATTCTACAAGTTGCGCGCCAAGGTCACGGTGGAAAACCTCGATCTCGGCGTGCTTGCGGTCTGGGACGGCCAGCTTGCGGCACAGCCGGATCTCTCCTTCGCCGATCCCCGCAATGAGGCGCTCGGCACTCGCATCCTGATCCCCGAGGATCTCAAGCAAAAACTATCCGATCTCATCGGCGCCGAGCTGGTCGATGCCGCCGAATACGAGGCTCACCGCATCGCGCTCGGCGTGCCGCGCGGCGGGCTCGATTTCATGTACAGCGATGCGTTCCCGCACGAGACCAACATGGATCGCCTCGCCGGCGTCGATTTCGACAAGGGCTGTTATGTCGGCCAGGAGGTCGTCTCGCGGATGCAGCATCGCGGCACTGCGCGCACCCGCAGCGTGAAGGTGCTGCTCGACGGGCCCTCGCCCGAGGCCGGCGCCACCATTCTCGCCGGCGACAAGCCGGTCGGCACCATCGGCTCCTCCGCCGACGGCAAAGGCATCGCGCTGGTGCGCATCGACCGCGTCGCCGATGCGCTCGACGCAAACCAGCCGCTCAGCGCCGGAGGCATCGCCTTGAAGCTCGCCGAGCCCGAGGTCGTCCGCATTCCAGTGAAGCAGCCCGTTGCATGA
- a CDS encoding FAD-binding oxidoreductase, producing MNINQSATPPLAPELIDQFRKIVGDRHAITDVADIEAYVTEERNLFHGRSALVLRPGSTAEVAAICKLASAHNIALVPQGGNTGLVGGQTPHNGEVVVSLRRLDKIREVDTASNTMTVEAGVVLQIAQQKAADVDRLFPLSLGAEGSCTIGGNLSTNAGGTAALAYGVAREMALGLEVVLADGRVLNLLSKLKKDNTGYNLHNLFIGAEGTLGIITAATLKLFPKPRAIETAYVGLKSPAAALKLLTIAQSEAANALTSFELLSEMAVDFSVRHGIDVRDPLAEKHPWYVLMELSSPSDDARTPLETILACAMEEEIVDDAVIAANLTQRNNFWKLREEMSAAQKPEGGSIKHDISVPVAAVPAFIEEANAAVVKLIPGARPVPFGHLGDGNLHYNVSQPIGANTADYLARWHEMNAVVFEIVLRMGGSISAEHGIGVLKRDELPEVKDKTAIELMRAIKAMLDPHGIMNPGKVL from the coding sequence ATGAACATCAATCAATCCGCCACCCCTCCGCTTGCGCCCGAACTGATCGACCAATTCCGAAAGATCGTCGGCGACCGCCATGCGATCACGGATGTGGCCGACATCGAAGCTTACGTCACCGAGGAGCGCAATCTGTTTCACGGCCGCTCGGCCTTAGTGCTGCGCCCGGGCTCGACCGCGGAAGTCGCAGCGATCTGCAAGCTCGCCTCCGCGCACAACATCGCGCTGGTGCCGCAGGGCGGCAACACCGGGCTCGTCGGCGGCCAGACCCCGCACAATGGCGAGGTGGTGGTGTCGCTGCGCCGGCTCGACAAGATCCGCGAGGTCGACACCGCCTCCAACACCATGACGGTCGAAGCCGGCGTGGTGCTGCAAATCGCGCAGCAGAAGGCGGCCGACGTCGACCGGCTGTTTCCGCTGTCGCTCGGCGCGGAAGGCAGCTGCACCATCGGCGGCAATCTCTCGACCAATGCCGGCGGCACCGCCGCGCTCGCCTATGGCGTCGCGCGCGAGATGGCGCTGGGGCTCGAGGTCGTCCTCGCCGACGGGCGCGTGCTCAATTTGCTGTCGAAGCTGAAGAAGGACAACACCGGCTACAATCTGCACAACCTCTTCATCGGCGCCGAAGGCACGCTCGGCATCATCACCGCGGCGACATTAAAACTGTTTCCGAAGCCGCGGGCGATCGAGACCGCCTATGTCGGTTTGAAGTCGCCGGCGGCGGCGCTGAAGCTCTTGACCATTGCGCAGAGCGAGGCCGCGAATGCGCTGACGAGCTTCGAGCTGCTCTCGGAGATGGCGGTCGATTTCTCGGTCCGCCACGGCATCGACGTGCGCGATCCACTCGCCGAAAAGCATCCCTGGTACGTGCTGATGGAATTGTCCTCTCCGAGCGACGACGCCCGCACGCCGCTGGAGACGATTCTTGCCTGCGCCATGGAGGAGGAGATCGTCGACGACGCCGTGATCGCGGCCAACCTCACCCAGCGCAACAATTTCTGGAAGCTGCGCGAGGAGATGTCGGCGGCGCAGAAGCCGGAGGGCGGCTCGATCAAGCACGACATCTCCGTTCCCGTCGCCGCCGTGCCCGCCTTCATCGAGGAGGCGAACGCCGCCGTGGTGAAGCTGATCCCCGGCGCGCGGCCGGTGCCGTTCGGCCATCTCGGCGACGGCAATCTGCACTACAATGTCAGCCAGCCGATCGGCGCCAACACCGCGGATTATTTGGCGCGCTGGCACGAGATGAACGCTGTTGTGTTCGAGATCGTGCTGCGCATGGGCGGCTCGATCTCGGCCGAGCACGGCATCGGCGTGCTCAAGCGCGACGAGCTGCCCGAGGTGAAGGACAAGACCGCGATCGAGCTGATGCGCGCGATCAAGGCGATGCTCGATCCGCACGGCATCATGAATCCGGGGAAGGTGCTGTGA
- a CDS encoding TIGR02301 family protein yields the protein MSTRFLAIFALILACACAPARAQDVAAPFDGDLQRLAEILGGLHYLRGICGANEGNKWRSEMQALIDAETPSGERRTRMIAGFNRGYNGFQQTYRSCTPAATVAIRRYIEEGSKISRDLTARYAN from the coding sequence ATGTCGACGCGATTTCTGGCCATTTTTGCCCTGATTCTCGCCTGCGCCTGCGCGCCCGCCCGGGCCCAGGACGTGGCAGCGCCGTTTGACGGCGATTTGCAACGGCTGGCGGAGATTTTGGGCGGCCTGCACTATCTGCGCGGCATCTGCGGCGCCAACGAGGGCAACAAATGGCGCAGCGAGATGCAGGCGCTGATCGATGCCGAAACCCCCTCCGGCGAGCGCCGCACCCGCATGATCGCCGGCTTCAACCGCGGCTATAACGGCTTTCAGCAGACCTACCGGAGCTGCACCCCGGCCGCGACGGTGGCGATCCGCCGCTATATCGAGGAAGGCTCGAAGATTTCGCGCGACCTCACGGCGCGCTACGCAAATTGA
- a CDS encoding NUDIX hydrolase: MAAVVQPTHPQLAVSAAIFRDGKVLLVRRARSPAKGFYSLPGGRVEFGESLHQALEREVDEETGLEIDIIALAGWREVLPATAGAGHYLIMSFAARWTAKEPALNDELDDYRWIAPDALASLGDLKLTGGLEEVIQSAARLIGS; this comes from the coding sequence GTGGCCGCGGTCGTCCAGCCCACCCATCCCCAGCTTGCGGTCTCGGCCGCGATTTTCCGCGACGGCAAGGTGCTGCTGGTCCGCCGTGCCCGCTCGCCGGCCAAGGGCTTCTATTCGCTGCCGGGCGGCCGGGTCGAGTTCGGCGAATCGCTGCACCAGGCGCTCGAGCGCGAAGTCGACGAGGAGACCGGGCTCGAGATCGACATCATCGCCCTCGCCGGCTGGCGCGAGGTGCTGCCGGCCACCGCGGGCGCCGGCCACTATCTGATCATGTCCTTTGCCGCCCGCTGGACGGCCAAGGAGCCCGCTCTGAACGACGAGCTCGACGACTACCGCTGGATCGCCCCGGACGCGCTGGCGAGCCTCGGCGACCTCAAGCTGACCGGCGGGCTGGAGGAGGTCATCCAGTCGGCCGCACGGCTGATCGGCTCCTGA
- a CDS encoding GNAT family acetyltransferase: MSVSLTIDVIADADVEPLVALWQRCGLTRPWNDPHADIALARRRDNSTVLVGRDGGAVVATVMVGHDGHRGWVYYVAVDPDCRKRGFGRVIMAAAEDWLRTAGIAKLQLLVRRENAQASAFYASLGFEESTSVMFQKWLDGRAPTS; the protein is encoded by the coding sequence GTGAGCGTGTCTCTTACGATCGATGTGATTGCCGACGCCGATGTTGAGCCTCTCGTCGCGCTGTGGCAACGCTGCGGCCTGACCCGGCCCTGGAACGATCCGCATGCCGATATCGCGCTGGCGCGGCGGCGCGACAACTCGACGGTGCTGGTCGGCCGCGATGGCGGCGCCGTCGTCGCGACCGTGATGGTCGGCCACGATGGCCATCGCGGCTGGGTCTATTACGTCGCGGTCGACCCCGACTGCCGGAAGCGCGGGTTTGGCCGCGTCATCATGGCGGCGGCGGAAGACTGGCTGCGCACAGCCGGCATCGCCAAGCTCCAGCTCCTGGTCCGTCGCGAGAACGCGCAGGCCAGCGCGTTCTACGCCTCGCTCGGCTTCGAGGAATCCACCTCGGTGATGTTCCAGAAGTGGCTGGACGGCCGCGCTCCGACTTCTTAA
- a CDS encoding SOS response-associated peptidase has protein sequence MCGRFVITSAPAALRQLFGYIEQPNFPPRYNVAPTQPIPVVLVENGARHFRLMRWGLLPTWVKDPKGFTLLINARSETVLEKPAFKNAIRRRRGLIPADGYYEWKAIDGRKQPFFIRRADGEPLGFAAVFETWIGPNGEELDTVAIVTAAAGGDLAELHDRVPVTISPRDFERWLDSRGDEVDAVLPLMTAPRIGDFAWHAVSTRVNRVANDDAQLLLPISAEEMEAEAARPKKAARKASAASADDGQGSLF, from the coding sequence ATGTGTGGACGCTTCGTCATAACTTCGGCCCCCGCGGCTTTGCGGCAACTGTTTGGCTATATCGAGCAGCCGAACTTCCCGCCCCGGTACAATGTGGCCCCGACGCAACCGATCCCGGTCGTTCTGGTCGAGAATGGTGCCCGCCATTTCCGCCTGATGCGCTGGGGCCTGTTGCCGACCTGGGTCAAGGACCCCAAGGGCTTTACGCTGCTGATCAACGCCCGCTCGGAGACGGTGCTGGAGAAGCCCGCCTTCAAGAACGCGATTCGGAGGCGGCGCGGTCTGATCCCGGCCGATGGCTATTACGAATGGAAGGCGATCGACGGCCGCAAGCAGCCGTTCTTCATCCGTCGCGCCGATGGTGAGCCTCTTGGGTTTGCCGCAGTGTTCGAGACCTGGATCGGGCCGAACGGCGAGGAGCTCGACACGGTCGCGATCGTCACTGCGGCGGCAGGCGGGGATCTCGCCGAACTGCATGACCGCGTGCCCGTGACCATCAGCCCGCGCGATTTCGAGCGCTGGCTCGATAGTCGTGGCGACGAGGTCGACGCGGTGCTGCCGCTGATGACCGCGCCACGCATCGGCGACTTCGCCTGGCACGCGGTTTCGACCCGCGTCAACCGCGTCGCCAATGACGACGCGCAATTGCTGCTTCCGATCAGCGCGGAGGAGATGGAGGCGGAGGCCGCGAGGCCGAAGAAGGCGGCACGGAAGGCCTCTGCCGCGTCCGCCGATGACGGGCAGGGGTCTTTGTTTTAG
- a CDS encoding L-threonylcarbamoyladenylate synthase: MKTGLETLILPAGAAGAEAAARTLAAGGLVAFPTETVYGLGADAANATAIAHIYSAKGRPAFNPLIAHVADLAAAERIGRFDARARKLAETFWPGPLTLVVPKTENCPVADLATAGLDTVAIRIPDHPVAQAILRAFGGAVVAPSANISGHVSPTLAAHVESDLAGRIDLIVDGGPVEVGVESTIVGCFEAPMLLRPGGLSRERIEAVLGAALARPPVEAESDDSQPLAPGMLASHYAPRATVRLNARDVAPGEALLAFGPARLPGLDAASTVMNLSPTADLDEAAANLFGYLRALDAKAPRAIAVMAIPEEELGEAINDRLRRAAVAR, translated from the coding sequence GTGAAAACGGGTCTTGAAACGCTGATTTTGCCGGCCGGCGCGGCCGGTGCCGAGGCTGCGGCCCGAACGCTGGCCGCGGGCGGGCTGGTCGCGTTTCCGACCGAGACGGTCTACGGGCTCGGCGCGGACGCGGCGAACGCGACCGCGATCGCCCATATCTACAGCGCCAAGGGCCGGCCGGCCTTCAATCCGCTGATCGCGCACGTCGCCGATCTTGCCGCCGCCGAGCGGATCGGCCGGTTCGATGCGCGCGCCAGAAAGCTGGCCGAGACATTCTGGCCGGGACCGCTGACGCTGGTGGTGCCGAAGACGGAGAACTGCCCGGTGGCGGATCTTGCGACCGCCGGCCTCGACACGGTCGCGATCCGCATTCCCGACCACCCGGTCGCGCAGGCGATCCTGCGCGCCTTTGGCGGGGCCGTGGTGGCGCCGTCCGCCAATATCTCCGGGCATGTCTCGCCGACGCTGGCGGCCCATGTCGAGAGCGACCTTGCCGGGCGGATCGACCTGATCGTTGATGGCGGGCCGGTCGAGGTCGGCGTGGAATCGACCATCGTCGGGTGTTTCGAGGCGCCGATGCTGCTGCGGCCCGGCGGGCTTTCGCGCGAACGGATCGAGGCCGTGCTCGGCGCAGCCCTGGCGCGGCCGCCGGTGGAGGCGGAGAGCGACGACAGCCAGCCGCTGGCGCCGGGCATGCTGGCGTCGCATTACGCGCCGCGCGCGACAGTGCGGCTCAACGCGCGCGATGTGGCGCCGGGCGAAGCGCTGCTGGCGTTCGGCCCTGCGCGCCTGCCCGGCCTTGACGCTGCGTCGACTGTCATGAATTTGTCGCCCACGGCTGATCTCGATGAAGCCGCGGCCAATCTGTTCGGCTATCTTCGAGCGCTCGATGCGAAGGCCCCGCGGGCGATCGCCGTGATGGCGATCCCCGAAGAAGAACTCGGCGAAGCCATCAACGACCGGCTGCGCCGGGCTGCCGTGGCGCGGTAG
- a CDS encoding sulfurtransferase — protein sequence MSQPASLITTEQLAAILGDPNLRLYDCTTYNEPVPPGSDVPYRAVPGDKTFAAGHIPGADFLDLQGEFSDTSARPLFMMPDVAQLAAAFGHHGLDAGKTIVLYSIGTMMWSTRFWWMLRSLGVEARVLDGGFDKWKDEGRPVETGAPKGYPATTFKAAPRAGFFVDKNTVTARIGDPSTVIVNALGPQFHRGLEPSRYGRPGRVPGSVNVPAATLTNADKTVTTLADAEAKFAAQGITRDKTVICYCGGGISATIDLLLLTELGYDKLKLYDGSMGEWARDEALPIETD from the coding sequence ATGTCCCAACCGGCATCCCTTATCACCACCGAGCAACTCGCTGCCATCCTCGGCGATCCCAATCTTCGCCTCTACGATTGCACGACCTACAACGAGCCGGTGCCGCCGGGCAGCGATGTGCCTTATCGCGCGGTGCCCGGTGACAAGACGTTCGCAGCCGGCCACATCCCCGGCGCCGATTTTCTCGACCTGCAAGGCGAGTTCTCCGACACTTCCGCGCGGCCGCTGTTCATGATGCCTGACGTGGCTCAACTCGCAGCCGCTTTCGGCCACCACGGGCTCGATGCCGGCAAGACCATCGTGCTCTACAGCATCGGCACGATGATGTGGTCGACGCGGTTCTGGTGGATGCTGCGCTCGCTCGGCGTCGAGGCGCGCGTGCTCGACGGCGGTTTCGACAAATGGAAGGACGAGGGGCGGCCGGTCGAGACCGGCGCGCCGAAGGGTTATCCGGCGACGACCTTCAAGGCCGCCCCACGCGCCGGGTTCTTCGTCGACAAAAATACTGTCACGGCGCGGATCGGCGATCCCTCGACCGTCATCGTCAATGCGCTCGGGCCGCAGTTTCATCGCGGTCTCGAGCCGAGCCGCTACGGCCGGCCCGGCCGCGTCCCCGGCAGTGTCAACGTCCCGGCTGCAACGCTCACCAATGCCGACAAGACGGTCACGACGCTTGCGGATGCCGAGGCGAAATTCGCCGCCCAGGGCATCACGCGCGACAAGACCGTGATCTGCTATTGCGGCGGCGGCATCTCGGCGACGATCGACCTCTTGCTGCTCACAGAGCTCGGCTACGACAAGCTCAAGCTATACGATGGCTCGATGGGCGAGTGGGCAAGGGACGAGGCGCTGCCGATCGAGACCGATTAG
- a CDS encoding NUDIX domain-containing protein, with protein MTISDRVRIKDVRVLSNNWTILKNTTLEYRRANGEWQTQKRETYERDNAAAVLPYNLGRRTVILVRQFRLPAFIRGYDDLLIEAAAGVLDDATPEVRIRAEAEEETGYRLHDVHKVFEAFMSPGAITEKLHFFVAEYEPEMRVSEGGGLAHEGEDIEVLELSIDEALAMIADGRIIDAKAIMLLQYAALHIFR; from the coding sequence ATGACCATTTCCGACCGCGTCCGCATCAAGGACGTTCGCGTGCTCTCGAACAATTGGACCATCCTGAAAAACACGACCCTCGAATACCGGCGCGCCAATGGCGAATGGCAGACGCAGAAGCGCGAAACCTATGAGCGCGACAACGCCGCCGCCGTGCTGCCTTACAATCTCGGCCGGCGCACCGTGATCCTGGTGCGTCAGTTCCGCCTGCCGGCGTTCATCCGCGGCTACGACGATCTCCTGATCGAGGCCGCCGCCGGCGTGCTCGACGACGCCACCCCCGAGGTGCGCATCCGCGCCGAGGCCGAGGAAGAGACCGGCTATCGCCTCCACGACGTCCACAAGGTGTTCGAGGCCTTCATGAGCCCGGGCGCCATCACCGAAAAGCTGCATTTCTTCGTCGCCGAGTACGAGCCGGAGATGCGGGTGAGCGAAGGCGGCGGCCTCGCGCACGAGGGCGAGGACATCGAGGTGCTGGAGCTCTCCATCGACGAGGCCCTGGCGATGATCGCGGACGGCCGGATCATCGACGCCAAGGCGATCATGCTGCTGCAATACGCGGCGCTGCATATTTTCAGGTAG
- a CDS encoding CaiB/BaiF CoA transferase family protein: protein MTRPFEGVKILDFTQVLAGPYASYQLALLGADVIKVERREGEDMRRTPLSREWAERGLAPAFQAINGNKRSLTLDLQKPEAIAIVKKLAATVDVVMENFRPGVMDKLGIGYEALSAVNPKLIYCAVSGFGQTGPDRLRPGYDGKMQALSGIMAITGHPETGPTRAGFAVCDVLSGATAAFGVSSALYQRDRTGKGQFVDVSMLEATMAFLSGQIADWSVAGHRQQLSGNQAVSRKTTANLFKAGDGYILLAVNNEKQYRALMAALGREDTLGDPRFADWFSRNENEPALRAIIEEALAKRPAREWETILEDAGAPCASIWKVEEVIDHPQIRARGAIQELDTPYGHLRFAGSGFKLAHGGGRLDRMAPELGADTDAVLGELGFDAAAIAGLRAREIV from the coding sequence GTGACGCGACCGTTCGAGGGCGTGAAGATCCTGGATTTCACGCAAGTGCTGGCCGGGCCCTATGCGAGCTACCAGCTCGCGCTGCTGGGCGCCGACGTCATCAAGGTCGAGCGGCGCGAGGGCGAGGACATGCGCCGCACGCCGCTCAGCCGCGAATGGGCCGAGCGCGGGCTCGCGCCGGCGTTCCAGGCCATCAACGGCAACAAGCGCAGCCTGACGCTCGATCTGCAGAAGCCAGAGGCGATCGCGATCGTGAAGAAGCTGGCAGCAACGGTCGACGTCGTCATGGAAAACTTTCGCCCGGGCGTGATGGACAAGCTCGGCATCGGCTATGAGGCGCTCTCCGCGGTCAATCCGAAGCTGATCTATTGCGCGGTGTCGGGCTTCGGCCAGACCGGCCCGGACCGGCTGCGGCCCGGCTATGACGGCAAGATGCAGGCGCTGTCGGGCATCATGGCCATCACCGGCCATCCCGAGACCGGGCCGACGCGCGCAGGCTTTGCGGTGTGCGACGTGCTGTCGGGCGCGACCGCGGCCTTCGGCGTGTCGAGTGCGCTCTACCAGCGCGACCGCACCGGAAAGGGGCAATTCGTCGACGTCTCCATGCTGGAGGCGACGATGGCGTTCCTGTCGGGGCAGATCGCGGACTGGTCGGTCGCCGGTCATCGCCAGCAGCTTTCGGGCAACCAGGCCGTCAGCCGCAAGACCACCGCCAATCTGTTCAAGGCGGGTGACGGGTACATCCTGCTCGCCGTCAACAACGAGAAGCAGTACCGCGCACTGATGGCTGCGCTCGGCCGTGAAGACACGCTCGGTGATCCGCGCTTCGCCGACTGGTTTTCGCGCAACGAGAACGAGCCCGCGCTGCGCGCGATCATCGAAGAGGCGCTGGCGAAGCGGCCTGCGCGCGAATGGGAGACGATTTTGGAAGATGCCGGCGCGCCCTGCGCCAGCATCTGGAAGGTCGAGGAGGTCATCGACCATCCGCAGATCAGGGCGCGCGGCGCGATCCAGGAGCTCGACACGCCCTACGGCCACCTGCGCTTCGCCGGCAGCGGCTTCAAGCTCGCCCATGGCGGTGGCAGGCTGGATCGCATGGCGCCAGAGCTGGGCGCGGATACCGACGCGGTGCTGGGTGAGCTGGGATTTGATGCGGCGGCGATTGCGGGATTGAGGGCGAGGGAGATCGTGTGA
- a CDS encoding glycine reductase has product MSALRDDEFGFAPDYDAPVPYMQRTRDYYTAIGYTTPYRWAHYTEAPFQPLKKPLSQSRVTIITTAAPYDPTKGDQGPGAAYNGGAKFYQVYDGDTALPHDLRISHIGYDRKHTTATDNGTWFPLPQLLKAKAAGRIGDVAPRFFGAPTNRSHRVTLDTDAPEILARCLADKADVAVLVPNCPVCHQTTALVARHLEANGIPSVIMGCAKDIIEHAAVPRFLFSDFPLGNSAGKPHDLSSQAQTLELALTLLESASGPQTTMQSPLRWSEDASWKLDYNNVAQLSPEELARRRAEFDKQKEIARGNRAA; this is encoded by the coding sequence ATGTCCGCTCTGCGCGACGACGAATTCGGCTTTGCACCCGACTACGATGCTCCCGTCCCCTACATGCAGCGCACGCGGGACTATTACACCGCGATCGGCTACACCACGCCGTATCGCTGGGCGCACTACACCGAGGCGCCGTTCCAGCCGCTGAAGAAGCCGTTGTCGCAGTCTCGCGTGACGATCATCACCACGGCTGCGCCATACGATCCGACCAAGGGCGATCAGGGTCCGGGCGCCGCGTATAATGGCGGCGCGAAGTTTTACCAGGTCTATGACGGCGACACGGCGCTGCCGCACGATTTGCGCATCTCGCATATCGGCTACGACCGCAAGCACACCACGGCCACCGACAACGGCACCTGGTTTCCACTGCCGCAGCTGTTGAAGGCCAAAGCCGCTGGCCGGATCGGCGACGTCGCGCCGCGCTTCTTCGGCGCGCCGACCAACCGCAGCCATCGCGTCACGCTCGACACCGACGCGCCGGAGATTCTGGCGCGCTGTCTCGCCGACAAGGCCGACGTCGCCGTGCTGGTGCCGAACTGCCCGGTCTGCCACCAGACCACGGCGCTGGTGGCGCGGCATCTCGAGGCCAACGGCATTCCGAGCGTGATCATGGGCTGCGCCAAGGACATCATCGAGCACGCCGCGGTGCCGCGCTTTTTGTTCTCGGATTTCCCGCTCGGCAATTCGGCCGGCAAGCCACATGATTTGAGCTCGCAGGCGCAGACGCTGGAGCTGGCGCTCACGCTGCTGGAGAGCGCGAGCGGGCCGCAGACGACGATGCAATCGCCGCTGCGCTGGAGCGAGGACGCCTCCTGGAAGCTCGACTACAACAATGTCGCGCAGCTCTCGCCGGAGGAGCTGGCGCGGCGCCGCGCCGAATTCGACAAGCAGAAGGAGATCGCGCGCGGCAACCGCGCCGCCTGA
- a CDS encoding dihydroorotase → MTQRFDVILKGGIVVNQDGEGVRDIGITNGRIAELGPLSQASAAEVIDCKGLHILPGVMDTQVHFREPGLEQKEDLETGSRSAVMGGVTAVFEMPNTSPLTVTEATFSDKIKRAHHRMHCDFAFFIGGTRENVQDLPVLERAPGCAGVKVFIGSSTGALLVEDDESLRRIFQVIRRRAAFHAEDEYRLNDRKSLRIEGDPRSHPVWRDETAALMATQRLVKLAHETGKRIHVLHISTKEEIEFLRDHKDVASCEATPHHLTLVAPECYERLGTLAQMNPPVRGADHRAGIWRGIEQGIIDVLGSDHAPHTLEEKQKTYPASPSGMTGVQTLVPLMLDHVNAGRLSLARFVDLTSAGPARLYNMACKGRIAAGYDADFTIVDLKRSETVTNKWVASKAGWTPYDGVRVTGWPVGTFVRGRRVMWQGELVTPSQGEPVRFLETLKQ, encoded by the coding sequence ATGACCCAGCGTTTCGATGTGATCCTCAAGGGCGGCATCGTGGTCAACCAGGACGGCGAGGGTGTTCGCGATATCGGCATCACCAACGGCCGCATCGCCGAGCTGGGCCCGCTGTCGCAGGCCTCGGCTGCCGAGGTGATCGACTGCAAGGGCCTGCACATCCTGCCCGGCGTGATGGACACGCAGGTGCATTTCCGCGAGCCCGGGCTGGAGCAGAAGGAAGACCTCGAGACCGGTTCGCGCAGCGCCGTAATGGGGGGCGTCACGGCGGTGTTCGAGATGCCGAACACGTCGCCGCTCACGGTGACGGAGGCCACCTTCTCCGACAAGATCAAGCGTGCCCATCACCGCATGCATTGCGATTTTGCCTTCTTCATCGGCGGCACCCGCGAGAACGTGCAGGACCTGCCGGTGCTGGAACGCGCGCCGGGTTGTGCGGGCGTGAAAGTGTTCATCGGCTCTTCGACCGGCGCGCTCTTGGTGGAGGACGACGAAAGCCTGCGCCGCATTTTTCAGGTGATCCGGCGCCGCGCCGCCTTCCACGCCGAGGACGAGTATCGCCTCAACGATCGCAAGTCGCTCCGCATCGAGGGCGATCCACGCTCGCATCCGGTGTGGCGCGACGAGACCGCGGCGCTGATGGCAACGCAGCGCCTCGTCAAGCTCGCGCATGAAACCGGCAAGCGCATCCATGTGCTGCACATCTCGACCAAGGAAGAGATCGAGTTTCTGCGCGACCACAAGGACGTCGCCTCCTGCGAGGCGACGCCGCATCATCTCACGCTGGTCGCGCCCGAATGCTACGAGCGGCTCGGGACGTTGGCGCAGATGAACCCGCCGGTGCGCGGCGCCGATCACCGCGCCGGGATCTGGCGCGGCATCGAGCAGGGCATCATCGACGTGCTCGGCTCCGATCACGCCCCGCATACGCTGGAAGAGAAGCAGAAGACCTATCCGGCCTCGCCCTCGGGCATGACCGGTGTGCAGACGCTGGTGCCGCTCATGCTCGATCACGTCAACGCGGGCCGGCTGTCGCTTGCGCGCTTCGTCGATCTCACCAGCGCCGGCCCCGCGCGCCTCTACAACATGGCCTGCAAGGGCCGCATCGCCGCCGGCTACGACGCCGACTTCACGATCGTGGACTTGAAGCGCAGCGAAACCGTCACCAACAAATGGGTGGCCTCCAAGGCCGGCTGGACGCCCTATGACGGCGTGCGCGTCACGGGCTGGCCCGTCGGCACTTTTGTGCGCGGCAGGCGTGTGATGTGGCAGGGCGAGCTCGTGACGCCGTCTCAGGGCGAGCCGGTGCGGTTTCTGGAGACGCTGAAGCAGTAG